The following is a genomic window from Planctomycetota bacterium.
GGGGTCGCGGCTCCCGATGAGCCGGCCGAACGGATGCCCAATGCAGTCTACAACGCCCGACCCGATGGCCGCCAGCAGCCGCTCCGTCATCTTCGCCTCGTCCATCTCGAAGACGCTGTGCACGCTCGCGACGACCCAGTCCAGCCCTTCGAGAACCTTCTCCGGCAAATCGAGTCGGCCGTCCTTCAGAATATCCACCTCGATGCCCGCGAGGAGCCAGAAGTTCTTCACGCGTGCGGCGAGTTCTCGCACGCGGTCCGCCTGTCGCCTGAGCCGCTCGGCCGTCAGCCCGTGCGCCACCGTCACCGCCTGCGAATGGTCCGTGATCGCCAGGTATCGGTATCCGCGCTTCCGTGCCGCCTCGACCATTTCCTCGACGGTCGCCCGGCCGTCGGTCGCATCGGTGTGGGCGTGCATGTCGCCGCGGATGTCCTTTTCCTCGACCAGCGCGGGCAGGCGTTTCTTCTCGGCCGCCTCCACTTCGCCGCGGTCCTCGCGCAGTTCCGGCGGGATCCACGCCAAGCCGAGTTTCTTATAGACTTCCTCCTCGCTCTTGCCGGCGATCCGGCGCTTCCCCGCAAAGAGGCCGTACTCGTTCAGTTTCCATTTCCGTTTCTGCGCGCGCTTCCGCACCGCAATGTTATGGGCTTTCGAGCCCGTGAAATACATCATGGCCGCGCCGAACTCGGCCGCGTCGAAAAACCGAAAATCCACCTCCAGCCCGCTCGCCAGGCGCACCGAGACCTTCTCCTCGCCGACGGCGAGGCGGTCCTCGATCGGCTCGTAGGCAAGGATGGCCTCGACGGCCTTCTTACGGTCCACCGCCAGCACCAGGATATCCAGGTCGCCGATCGTTTCGCGTCGTCGGCGGAAACTGCCCGCCGGTTCCCATCGCCGGATCGCTTTCGTCCGCTCCAGGTGCCGGCCGATCGCCGCCGCCTGCTCGGCGGCGGTCTTGATGCTGATGCGGCCCGCCTCGGCCTCGAGGGTGGCCAGGCCCTTGAGGATGTTCTGCTCGGTCTTTTCTCCCATTCCTTCGAGGTCGCGTATTCCGCCGGCCTCGGCATACTTTTTCAACTCGCCGAGCGTCGAGATGCCCAACCTTTCGTAAAGGAGTTTCGCCCGTTTCGCCCCGAGGCCCTTCACCCGGAGGAGGTCCGTCAAGTGCGGCGGGATTTGCTTCCGAAGGTCCTCGAGCGTCGGGCACGTCCCCGTCGCGAGGATCGCGTGAATTTTCTCGGCCAGGTTCTTGCCGATGCCCGGCAGTTCGGTCAGGTCCGCCCCGCCGGCCGCCAGGTCTTCCATCCGCTCGGGATAATCGCGGATCGTCCCGGCCGCGTTCCGATAGGACCGGATGCGGAAGGCGTTCTCGTCCTGGATTTCCAGGATGTCGGCGATCTGGTCGAAGACCGCCGCCACCTCGGCGTTTTCCATGCCCGCTTCCTCTCGGAGGTTTCCCGTCGCTCTTACTAGTGGAGCGTCAACGGTGTTCTTGCGGGTGCCATGCTTTCGCGCTGTTGCGAAAGCATGTTGCCCGTGTGGCACGGCGGGCCTTGCCCCGCCGTGACTCCCGCACGGCCGGACAAGACCGGCCGTGCCACTCAGCCTGTCGGAAACATGATTTCGCAAGCGAAAGCATGGCACCCCCGCCGGCACGTTCAAGGTTGACGCTCCACTAGTATACCTTCGGCGGCGAGTCGCGCCTATTCTCTCGTTTCGCCGGAACCGCGAGGCCGCCCCGCCGCCGACCGGCCACACGCAACATCCCGCAGTGACATACTACCGGCACAGTGAAGCGTTCGCGCCCTTGGTTGCCTGCGTCTCGCCCCGACAATTCAGGCGTCCCGAAAACCGGAGGATTTCGCCTTGCGTCGAGCCCGCCGACGACGCCCCAACGGCCGCGTGTTGCGGACGATTAAGTGCTTGCGGCTTCTGGAGCGCGCGTGCTATAGTGCGGAGGACCTCGCCGGTCACTTTCGCGTGAGCAAGCGGACGATTTACCGCGACCTGCGGCTGCTGGTGGAGGCGGACGTTCCCCTGGTCCGGCGAAACGGCGACCGCCGATACCATGTGCCGTACCACTGGCCCCAAGCCGCCGCAGACGCACCGGGATGAAGGGATTCCCCGTGGACGTCGGACGACTCCATCGCGTCCTGAAGATCATCACCCTCCTCGAAGGCCGACGCTTTTTCAACGCCGACGAACTCGCCGCCGAG
Proteins encoded in this region:
- the polX gene encoding DNA polymerase/3'-5' exonuclease PolX; amino-acid sequence: MENAEVAAVFDQIADILEIQDENAFRIRSYRNAAGTIRDYPERMEDLAAGGADLTELPGIGKNLAEKIHAILATGTCPTLEDLRKQIPPHLTDLLRVKGLGAKRAKLLYERLGISTLGELKKYAEAGGIRDLEGMGEKTEQNILKGLATLEAEAGRISIKTAAEQAAAIGRHLERTKAIRRWEPAGSFRRRRETIGDLDILVLAVDRKKAVEAILAYEPIEDRLAVGEEKVSVRLASGLEVDFRFFDAAEFGAAMMYFTGSKAHNIAVRKRAQKRKWKLNEYGLFAGKRRIAGKSEEEVYKKLGLAWIPPELREDRGEVEAAEKKRLPALVEEKDIRGDMHAHTDATDGRATVEEMVEAARKRGYRYLAITDHSQAVTVAHGLTAERLRRQADRVRELAARVKNFWLLAGIEVDILKDGRLDLPEKVLEGLDWVVASVHSVFEMDEAKMTERLLAAIGSGVVDCIGHPFGRLIGSRDP
- a CDS encoding HTH domain-containing protein — protein: MRRARRRRPNGRVLRTIKCLRLLERACYSAEDLAGHFRVSKRTIYRDLRLLVEADVPLVRRNGDRRYHVPYHWPQAAADAPG